In one window of Desulfonatronum thioautotrophicum DNA:
- the groES gene encoding co-chaperone GroES: protein MKLKPLNDRVLVKRLEGEEVTKGGIIIPDSAKEKPMKGEVIAVGPGKVSDDGKRAEMAVAAGNKVLFNKYAGTEMKIDGEEFLVMREDDILAIIEE from the coding sequence ATGAAATTGAAGCCATTGAATGATCGTGTTCTGGTGAAGCGGCTCGAGGGTGAAGAAGTGACCAAGGGTGGGATCATCATCCCTGATTCCGCCAAGGAAAAGCCGATGAAGGGCGAAGTGATCGCCGTGGGGCCCGGCAAGGTGAGTGACGACGGCAAGCGCGCCGAGATGGCCGTTGCCGCGGGCAACAAGGTGCTTTTCAACAAGTATGCCGGTACCGAGATGAAGATCGACGGTGAAGAATTCCTGGTGATGCGCGAAGACGATATCCTGGCCATCATCGAAGAATAA
- the groL gene encoding chaperonin GroEL (60 kDa chaperone family; promotes refolding of misfolded polypeptides especially under stressful conditions; forms two stacked rings of heptamers to form a barrel-shaped 14mer; ends can be capped by GroES; misfolded proteins enter the barrel where they are refolded when GroES binds), which translates to MPAKELLFDAKAREKLKKGVDTLANAVKVTLGPKGRNVVIEKSFGSPVITKDGVTVAKEIELTDRFENMGAQMVKEVASKTSDVAGDGTTTATILAQAIFTDGVKLVAAGRNPMAIKRGIDKAVESVAADLVNQTKPTRDQKEIAQVGTISANNDPTIGNIIAEAMNKVGKEGVITVEEAKGLETTLDVVEGMQFDRGYLSPYFVTDPEKMLCEMDEPLILICEKKISSMKDMLPVLEQVAKMSKPLLIISEDVEGEALATLVVNKLRGTLQVSAVKAPGFGERRKAMLQDIAILTGGQMVSEDLGIKLENITLNDLGKAKRIVINKENTTIIDGAGDPEQIKARVRQIRSEIDETTSDYDREKLQERLAKIVGGVAVINVGAATETEMKEKKARVEDALNATRAAVEEGIVPGGGVALVRAVKSLDSIKTVDDDETAGVALVRRAIEEPLRMISANAGFEGSIVVEKVKDGKDGFGFNAATGEYEDLIASGVIDPKKVTRIALQNAASVAGLLLTTECAVAEKPEPKKDMPMPGGGMGGMGGMGGMY; encoded by the coding sequence ATGCCTGCAAAAGAATTATTGTTTGACGCCAAGGCGCGTGAAAAGCTGAAGAAAGGTGTAGATACCCTGGCCAATGCCGTGAAGGTGACCCTCGGTCCCAAAGGCCGCAACGTAGTCATTGAAAAGTCCTTCGGTTCCCCGGTGATCACCAAGGACGGTGTGACCGTGGCCAAGGAAATCGAGTTGACCGACAGGTTCGAGAATATGGGCGCCCAGATGGTCAAGGAAGTGGCCAGCAAGACCAGTGACGTGGCCGGCGACGGCACCACGACGGCCACCATCCTGGCGCAGGCCATTTTCACCGACGGCGTGAAGCTGGTGGCCGCCGGCCGCAACCCCATGGCCATCAAGCGCGGTATCGACAAGGCCGTGGAAAGCGTTGCCGCTGACCTGGTTAATCAGACCAAGCCCACTCGGGATCAGAAAGAAATCGCTCAGGTCGGCACCATTTCCGCCAACAACGATCCGACCATCGGCAATATCATCGCCGAGGCCATGAACAAGGTCGGCAAGGAAGGCGTGATCACCGTTGAGGAAGCCAAGGGTTTGGAAACCACCCTGGATGTGGTCGAAGGCATGCAGTTCGACCGCGGCTATCTCTCCCCCTACTTCGTGACCGATCCGGAAAAGATGCTTTGCGAAATGGACGAGCCGCTGATCCTGATCTGCGAGAAGAAGATTTCCAGCATGAAGGACATGCTGCCCGTGCTGGAGCAGGTGGCCAAGATGTCCAAGCCGCTGTTGATCATTTCCGAAGATGTGGAAGGCGAAGCCCTGGCTACGCTGGTTGTGAACAAGCTGCGCGGCACCCTTCAGGTATCCGCCGTGAAAGCCCCGGGATTTGGCGAGCGTCGCAAGGCCATGCTCCAGGATATCGCCATTCTGACCGGTGGCCAGATGGTCTCCGAAGATCTGGGCATCAAGCTGGAGAACATCACCCTGAACGATTTGGGGAAAGCCAAGCGGATCGTGATCAACAAGGAAAACACCACGATTATCGACGGTGCCGGCGATCCTGAACAGATCAAGGCCCGGGTCCGGCAGATCCGCAGCGAGATTGACGAAACCACTTCCGACTACGACCGGGAAAAGCTGCAGGAGCGCTTGGCCAAGATCGTCGGCGGTGTGGCAGTGATCAACGTCGGTGCTGCGACGGAAACCGAGATGAAGGAAAAGAAGGCCCGGGTTGAAGACGCCCTGAACGCAACTCGTGCCGCTGTTGAGGAAGGTATCGTGCCCGGTGGTGGCGTGGCCTTGGTTCGGGCCGTGAAGAGCCTGGATTCCATCAAAACCGTGGACGACGATGAAACCGCCGGCGTCGCCCTGGTACGTCGGGCCATCGAGGAGCCGCTGCGGATGATTTCGGCCAATGCCGGATTCGAGGGGTCCATCGTTGTGGAGAAGGTCAAGGACGGCAAGGACGGCTTCGGTTTCAACGCCGCCACTGGTGAATACGAAGACCTGATCGCTTCCGGGGTCATTGATCCCAAGAAGGTAACCCGCATCGCGTTGCAGAACGCTGCTTCCGTTGCCGGTTTGCTGCTGACCACCGAATGCGCCGTGGCTGAAAAGCCTGAGCCCAAGAAGGACATGCCCATGCCTGGCGGCGGGATGGGCGGGATGGGCGGCATGGGCGGCATGTACTAG
- a CDS encoding GGDEF domain-containing protein, giving the protein MDKLGVPRESKWRGLILYMRSIKDYEFLTPMQRERTQALVMEVLRRRDFSDAAFSQLLQDNEAIINDKWQDRLTDALQDTAQLIRQFQELLQRRRGDVQDLGAMTLETIRTDLPLDKMIADIEGGFKKIEGLLQNDLEAIVTMGLTDGLTKLNNRRALDAFLNRAVSDALGCAETISMIFLDIDHFKKFNDDHGHLVGDQALVAVGSMLQSFGAYQARQSSREVFSARYGGEEFAVILPGVSGKEAAVLAETLRKKIEKYNFLLRDSDGGVLSSGIKITVSAGVAELCGGIGSKPDATLLVKAADTALYRAKNSGRNRVELYSG; this is encoded by the coding sequence ATGGATAAACTGGGAGTTCCCCGGGAGTCCAAATGGCGGGGGTTGATACTGTATATGCGCAGCATCAAGGACTACGAGTTTCTGACCCCTATGCAGCGCGAACGAACCCAGGCATTGGTTATGGAGGTCTTGCGCAGAAGGGACTTTTCGGATGCGGCATTCTCTCAATTGTTGCAGGACAACGAGGCGATCATCAACGACAAGTGGCAAGATCGCTTGACCGATGCCCTGCAGGATACCGCGCAATTGATTCGGCAGTTCCAGGAGTTGTTGCAGCGTAGAAGAGGGGATGTTCAGGATCTCGGGGCGATGACCTTGGAAACCATTCGCACGGACCTTCCTTTGGACAAGATGATTGCCGACATTGAAGGCGGTTTTAAAAAGATTGAGGGGCTGCTGCAAAACGACCTGGAAGCCATCGTGACCATGGGGCTCACGGACGGATTGACCAAATTGAACAATCGCCGGGCATTGGACGCTTTTTTGAATCGAGCCGTTTCAGATGCCCTGGGGTGCGCTGAGACGATCTCCATGATTTTTCTGGATATCGACCATTTCAAGAAATTCAATGACGACCACGGGCATTTGGTGGGCGACCAGGCCCTGGTGGCCGTGGGCTCAATGTTGCAGTCCTTTGGAGCGTATCAGGCTCGACAGAGTTCGCGGGAGGTGTTTTCAGCCCGTTACGGCGGCGAAGAATTCGCGGTGATTCTTCCCGGTGTTTCGGGCAAGGAGGCTGCGGTACTGGCCGAGACGCTCCGGAAGAAAATCGAAAAGTATAACTTTCTGCTTCGGGATTCCGATGGCGGGGTCCTTTCTTCCGGTATCAAGATCACTGTGAGCGCCGGTGTTGCCGAATTATGTGGGGGGATCGGTTCGAAACCTGATGCGACGCTTTTGGTCAAGGCCGCGGATACGGCCTTGTATCGAGCCAAGAACAGTGGCAGGAACCGAGTCGAGCTTTACTCGGGCTAG
- the hflX gene encoding GTPase HflX produces the protein MAAPVHGNTAGLKPSQVKALTRLYQRRYPALGGYTLEQARELGLLSSELGRQIGLLIDRQGRPRIVVVGDAHGIVIPELPPGRHGSGRLRGLRLLHTHLNQDPLNEEDLMDLIFLRLDSIAALGLDASGHPSLLSWAHLLPMETDQGPYRLIPQTSWDHVQVNFVEQAEAIEEELGRTIAAHLAAQGYASSGDRAVLISVDTLPRAEQERSLLELAELARTAGISVVNTMIQRVPRLNPKHILGKGKLAELEVLALRANAGLLLFDQDLSPTQIRNLTQLSERKVLDRTQLILDIFAQHAKTRAGKLQVEMAQLRYAMPRLIRQDRAMSRLAGGIGGRGPGETKLEMDRRKIRLRIAKIKQELDALRRRREATRTRRQKMGLPIVAMVGYTNTGKSSLLNVLTTSDVLAENKLFATLDPTSRRVRFPEDREVILTDTVGFIRRLPPELKEAFRATLEELDEADLFLHVADAAHPELEQQVRDVRAILTDMELHEIPTLLVLNKLDRLDARQREELGGMFAEGIGISVVSGEGLENLVARILATLPATVT, from the coding sequence ATAGCCGCCCCGGTCCACGGCAATACAGCCGGACTCAAGCCAAGCCAAGTCAAGGCCCTGACCCGCCTGTACCAGCGTCGCTACCCGGCTCTGGGCGGGTACACCCTGGAACAGGCTAGAGAACTCGGGCTGCTCAGTTCCGAATTGGGACGCCAAATCGGCCTGCTCATCGATCGTCAGGGCCGACCGCGTATTGTCGTGGTTGGCGACGCGCACGGCATCGTCATCCCCGAGCTGCCTCCAGGACGCCACGGTTCCGGGCGTTTGCGGGGACTGCGCCTGCTGCACACCCACCTCAATCAAGACCCCCTTAACGAGGAAGACCTGATGGATCTGATCTTCCTCCGGCTGGACTCCATTGCCGCTCTGGGGCTGGACGCCTCAGGACATCCTAGTCTGCTGTCCTGGGCCCACCTGTTGCCGATGGAGACGGATCAAGGCCCGTACCGCCTCATCCCGCAAACATCCTGGGACCACGTTCAGGTCAATTTCGTGGAACAGGCCGAGGCCATTGAGGAAGAGCTGGGGCGAACCATTGCCGCTCACCTCGCAGCGCAGGGGTATGCCTCCAGCGGGGATCGAGCCGTACTGATCAGCGTGGACACGCTGCCACGGGCCGAACAGGAACGCAGCCTTCTGGAACTGGCCGAGTTGGCCCGAACCGCGGGAATTAGCGTGGTGAATACCATGATCCAGCGCGTTCCCCGGCTGAATCCGAAACACATCCTGGGCAAGGGGAAATTGGCGGAATTGGAAGTGCTGGCTTTGCGGGCCAATGCCGGTCTGTTACTCTTTGACCAGGATTTGAGCCCTACCCAGATCCGCAATCTGACCCAGCTGAGTGAGCGCAAGGTCCTGGACCGGACCCAGCTGATCCTGGACATTTTTGCCCAGCACGCCAAAACCAGGGCGGGAAAGCTGCAGGTGGAGATGGCCCAGCTCCGGTACGCCATGCCCCGCCTGATCCGTCAGGACAGAGCCATGAGCCGGTTAGCCGGAGGGATTGGCGGGCGAGGTCCGGGAGAGACCAAGCTGGAAATGGATCGCCGAAAAATCCGTTTGCGGATCGCCAAGATCAAGCAGGAACTGGATGCCTTGCGCCGTCGTCGGGAAGCAACCCGCACGCGGCGGCAAAAAATGGGCCTGCCCATCGTGGCCATGGTCGGCTACACGAACACGGGCAAATCCAGCCTGCTCAACGTGCTGACCACCAGTGACGTCCTGGCCGAAAACAAATTATTCGCCACGTTGGACCCCACAAGTCGCAGGGTCCGTTTTCCGGAAGACCGGGAAGTGATCCTCACGGACACTGTGGGGTTTATTCGCCGTCTGCCTCCGGAACTCAAGGAAGCCTTCCGCGCGACCCTGGAAGAACTGGATGAGGCAGATTTGTTCCTTCATGTGGCCGACGCGGCCCACCCGGAGTTGGAGCAGCAAGTTCGAGACGTACGCGCTATTTTGACGGATATGGAACTGCATGAAATCCCGACCCTGCTCGTGCTGAACAAGCTCGATCGGCTTGATGCCCGGCAGAGGGAGGAGCTGGGAGGCATGTTTGCGGAAGGTATCGGTATCTCCGTTGTCTCTGGCGAGGGACTTGAGAACCTCGTGGCCCGGATACTGGCAACTCTGCCAGCTACGGTCACCTAG
- a CDS encoding IMP cyclohydrolase, translating into MQLLPIRQALLSVTDKTGLPEFATFLHQGGVQLISTGGTRKALLEAGLPVRAVSDITGFPEILDGRVKTLHPHIHGPLLADKSKPEHLQTLSQRNLLPLDLVCVNLYDFGRALESELDLKDCVEQIDIGGPTMLRAAAKNFHSVLVIPTPEDYPRVMAELASQHYHVTLALRRETAAKTFRLTAAYDEMIAAYLSTQRTEVPT; encoded by the coding sequence ATGCAATTATTGCCCATCAGACAGGCCCTGCTCAGCGTTACAGACAAAACCGGCTTGCCGGAGTTCGCCACATTCCTGCACCAGGGAGGGGTTCAGCTCATCTCCACGGGAGGAACCCGCAAAGCCCTTCTTGAAGCCGGACTGCCGGTTCGCGCCGTCAGCGACATCACCGGTTTTCCAGAAATCCTCGACGGCCGGGTCAAGACACTGCACCCACACATCCACGGCCCCTTGCTGGCGGACAAGAGCAAACCCGAACACCTCCAGACCTTGAGCCAGCGCAATTTGTTGCCTCTGGACCTGGTCTGCGTCAATTTGTACGATTTTGGTCGAGCCCTTGAGAGCGAGCTGGACCTGAAAGATTGTGTCGAGCAGATCGACATCGGCGGCCCCACCATGCTCCGTGCCGCGGCAAAAAACTTTCACAGCGTTCTGGTGATCCCTACCCCGGAAGACTATCCGCGAGTCATGGCCGAACTGGCTTCGCAACACTATCACGTCACCTTGGCCCTGCGCCGGGAGACAGCGGCCAAGACGTTTCGGCTGACCGCGGCCTACGATGAAATGATCGCGGCCTACCTGTCCACGCAACGTACAGAGGTCCCAACATAG
- a CDS encoding tetratricopeptide repeat protein, protein MTSHLDYEINKELGECYLFMGELDKAEQYYEKAANSNGTHPDPYLGLATVAVQRGHLENALSLYRRASQIEANDKSLAGMALVEMETGAVDAAFTHFSQALDYNPENLVALYGLVQAGHALNRLESILAPLEAFLELNPDKAEIRFTMAGILAKLGQVNKAREQLERSLESDPTYDPARELLMELAQ, encoded by the coding sequence ATGACCAGTCATCTTGATTATGAAATCAACAAGGAACTCGGCGAATGTTACCTGTTTATGGGTGAATTGGACAAAGCCGAACAGTATTATGAGAAAGCCGCCAATTCCAATGGAACCCACCCGGACCCTTATCTCGGGCTGGCCACGGTAGCGGTGCAACGCGGCCACCTGGAAAACGCACTGAGCCTGTACCGTCGCGCCTCGCAAATCGAAGCCAATGACAAATCCTTGGCCGGCATGGCCCTGGTGGAAATGGAAACCGGAGCCGTGGACGCGGCCTTCACCCATTTCTCTCAGGCTCTGGACTATAATCCGGAAAACCTTGTGGCCCTCTATGGTCTCGTGCAGGCGGGCCACGCCCTGAACCGTCTTGAAAGCATTCTCGCTCCCTTGGAAGCATTCCTGGAACTGAACCCGGACAAGGCTGAAATCCGCTTCACCATGGCCGGAATTCTGGCCAAACTTGGCCAGGTGAACAAGGCTCGAGAACAACTGGAACGCTCCCTGGAAAGCGACCCCACCTACGACCCAGCCAGGGAACTCTTGATGGAATTAGCGCAGTAA
- the flgB gene encoding flagellar basal body rod protein FlgB produces MKGLFGAHIHLQGKVLDMRLERQNVVAGNLANIKTPGYKARRLEFEEDLQRALGLDARGKMTRTATGHLPAEFDVNTFSADFIKDLKPRVVQGEDAVDLDKEMTTMAKNTLLYNTLITTLQKNFEGLKTVITEGGR; encoded by the coding sequence ATGAAAGGTTTGTTCGGAGCGCATATTCACCTTCAAGGCAAGGTTCTGGACATGCGTCTGGAACGTCAAAATGTCGTCGCGGGAAATCTGGCGAACATCAAGACCCCCGGCTACAAAGCCCGGCGTTTGGAGTTCGAAGAGGACCTGCAACGAGCTTTGGGTTTGGACGCCCGGGGCAAAATGACCCGAACCGCCACAGGGCACCTGCCGGCGGAATTCGACGTCAACACTTTTTCCGCGGACTTTATCAAGGACCTGAAGCCCAGGGTGGTTCAGGGTGAGGACGCGGTGGATCTGGACAAGGAGATGACCACCATGGCCAAAAATACTCTGCTGTATAATACATTGATAACAACGTTGCAGAAGAATTTCGAAGGGTTGAAAACCGTGATCACTGAAGGAGGCCGCTGA
- the flgC gene encoding flagellar basal body rod protein FlgC produces the protein MDFMTALDIGASGLSAERTHLNIISMNLANVNTTRTPEGGPYRRKSVVFQATPLDSPFTKAMRSELEREVQGVKVSGVVTDQRPLRRAYDPGHPDADGQGYVSLPDINVVEEMANMMTALRTYEANAATISSAKAMFNKALELGR, from the coding sequence ATGGATTTTATGACCGCCTTGGATATCGGAGCGTCCGGCTTGAGTGCTGAACGGACGCACCTGAATATCATTTCCATGAACCTGGCCAATGTGAACACCACCCGAACCCCGGAAGGCGGACCATACCGCCGCAAAAGCGTCGTCTTTCAGGCCACGCCGTTGGATTCCCCATTCACAAAAGCCATGCGCTCGGAACTGGAACGGGAAGTCCAGGGGGTCAAGGTTTCAGGCGTTGTCACGGACCAGCGTCCGTTGCGGCGGGCCTACGATCCCGGCCATCCGGACGCGGACGGGCAAGGTTACGTCAGTCTGCCGGACATCAACGTTGTTGAGGAAATGGCCAACATGATGACGGCCCTGCGTACCTATGAAGCCAACGCGGCCACAATCTCCTCGGCCAAAGCGATGTTCAACAAGGCCCTGGAACTGGGTCGATAA
- the fliE gene encoding flagellar hook-basal body complex protein FliE → MTISPIALKAYNQAAQAARPETIKPHEEVRSFTDTLKGSLAEVNSLRQESIGMIQSFASGENQNVHELMISMQKASLSMSMTSAVRNKIMEAYKEVLRMPF, encoded by the coding sequence ATGACGATATCGCCCATTGCCCTGAAAGCCTACAACCAGGCGGCACAGGCGGCCCGGCCGGAAACCATCAAGCCACATGAAGAGGTTCGGTCGTTCACCGACACCCTGAAAGGCTCGCTGGCCGAAGTAAACAGCCTGCGCCAGGAATCCATCGGGATGATTCAATCCTTTGCCTCCGGTGAGAATCAGAACGTGCATGAACTGATGATATCCATGCAGAAGGCCAGCTTGTCCATGAGCATGACTTCCGCTGTACGCAACAAGATCATGGAAGCCTATAAGGAAGTTTTGCGCATGCCGTTCTAG
- the fliF gene encoding flagellar basal-body MS-ring/collar protein FliF: MPPFLENMKAKVLQIWSDSSVPQRIMVGGLAAAMVLIFFLLVYWIGRPDFAVLYDRLTPEDASRVTAMLQNNNEPYRLEDNGQTILVPADRVHELRLRIAGEGALRGPGLGFELFDDVKLGQTDFIQRINYQRALQGELSRTISEFPEVDSARIHLVIPHRSLFIEEQSPPSAAVILTMRQGASLDNRQVQSVVNLVTSAVEGLTPEHITVSDTSGRILYQPRVSDTFEGMTSTQLEYKLQLEQSLERRINQMLAPLYGHGHVIAKVNTELDFSRRTIHKELFDPDSSVVRSEQRSDETSVGQSNLEAGVPEPQFQGDGFAGQGTFQESTRSSSTTNFEINREEQQIVMPLGELQRLSVAVIVDGTYEPAAEGQGHLFVPRSAEELQRIEQLVRNAIGFDGARGDSVEVSSISFGGPEVIPPPGLADLILDYGRQFGKPILNFLLVLLFLLLVVRPVVLAMIRPRVAEQEDMAMDELEGETAMALESAEDQESEAMLAQRRLEELKQTTADLLQKNMEQSIHVLKIWLKEENA; the protein is encoded by the coding sequence ATGCCTCCTTTTCTGGAAAATATGAAAGCCAAGGTTCTCCAAATCTGGAGCGATTCCAGCGTCCCTCAGCGGATCATGGTCGGCGGGTTGGCGGCGGCTATGGTTTTGATTTTTTTTCTGCTCGTGTACTGGATCGGTCGTCCGGACTTTGCCGTGCTCTATGATCGGCTGACACCGGAAGATGCCAGTCGGGTGACTGCCATGCTGCAAAACAACAACGAGCCTTATCGCCTGGAGGACAACGGGCAGACCATTCTGGTCCCGGCAGACCGGGTTCACGAACTCCGGCTGCGCATTGCCGGCGAAGGAGCGTTGCGCGGCCCAGGGCTCGGATTTGAGTTGTTCGACGATGTAAAACTGGGCCAGACCGACTTTATCCAACGCATCAATTACCAGCGGGCGCTGCAAGGAGAACTGTCACGGACGATATCCGAATTTCCAGAGGTGGACAGCGCCCGGATTCACCTCGTCATTCCCCATCGCAGCCTGTTCATCGAGGAGCAAAGTCCGCCCTCGGCAGCGGTGATCTTGACCATGCGACAAGGGGCCTCATTGGATAACCGCCAAGTGCAAAGTGTTGTCAACCTGGTTACCTCCGCTGTGGAGGGACTGACCCCTGAGCACATCACGGTGTCCGACACCAGCGGCCGGATTCTGTATCAACCAAGGGTTTCGGATACCTTCGAGGGAATGACCAGCACGCAACTGGAGTACAAGCTGCAACTGGAACAGAGCCTGGAGCGGCGCATCAACCAAATGTTGGCCCCGTTATACGGACATGGCCATGTTATCGCGAAGGTGAATACGGAGCTGGATTTCAGCAGAAGAACCATCCACAAGGAACTCTTTGACCCGGACAGCTCCGTGGTTCGCAGCGAACAGAGAAGCGACGAGACCAGCGTAGGCCAGTCGAACCTAGAAGCCGGGGTGCCCGAGCCGCAATTCCAAGGCGACGGGTTTGCCGGGCAAGGCACTTTCCAGGAGAGCACCCGCAGCTCCTCCACAACGAATTTTGAGATTAACCGGGAGGAGCAGCAGATTGTCATGCCGCTGGGTGAGTTGCAGCGATTGAGTGTGGCGGTTATCGTCGATGGAACATACGAACCCGCTGCCGAGGGCCAGGGGCACCTTTTTGTGCCTCGGAGCGCCGAGGAGTTGCAACGTATCGAACAACTGGTCAGGAATGCCATAGGTTTTGACGGAGCACGTGGCGACAGCGTGGAGGTGTCCAGCATCTCCTTCGGCGGGCCGGAAGTGATTCCCCCGCCCGGACTTGCAGATCTGATTCTGGACTATGGCCGGCAATTTGGAAAGCCGATTCTCAATTTCTTGCTGGTCCTGCTCTTCCTGCTTTTGGTCGTCCGCCCTGTGGTGTTGGCCATGATTCGGCCGCGAGTGGCCGAGCAGGAAGATATGGCCATGGACGAGCTGGAAGGGGAAACGGCTATGGCCCTGGAAAGCGCGGAAGATCAGGAGTCCGAAGCCATGTTGGCCCAGCGCCGTTTGGAAGAGTTGAAGCAGACCACCGCGGACCTGCTTCAGAAAAACATGGAGCAAAGCATCCATGTCTTGAAAATCTGGCTGAAAGAGGAGAACGCCTGA
- the fliG gene encoding flagellar motor switch protein FliG, with protein MADKLSGTQKTAILLLAMGDKYAVDVFKHLDRREITRVSKAMVEMDSVPKEMVEEVLKEFNQILTLGENMLVSSPDRVRKMLQGLDSDTAKYVLDSLELDSGPAPFKSLENVSPKMLAQILRNEHPQTLALILGHLDSEQAAGLLQNMPAGVRAEVLIRLARLEAVPEDMLHDVGKILERQLIAMGGREGRKVGGIPSVAEILNAVERATEEEVLADIEEESTQLAEEIRQLMFVFEDIKLLDDRSIRELLKEVSNDELTLALKGASEELRTKFFSNLSERAATMIKEDLEIMGPVKLSEVETAQMNVVKIVRRLEAEGRIIITGKGGGDVLL; from the coding sequence GTGGCAGATAAACTGTCCGGCACGCAGAAAACGGCCATTCTTTTGCTGGCCATGGGTGACAAATACGCCGTGGATGTGTTCAAGCATCTGGATCGTCGCGAGATCACCCGGGTGAGCAAGGCCATGGTGGAGATGGACTCCGTCCCCAAAGAGATGGTTGAGGAGGTGCTGAAAGAGTTCAACCAGATTTTGACCTTGGGCGAGAACATGCTGGTAAGCAGTCCGGACAGGGTGCGCAAAATGCTTCAGGGGCTGGACAGCGACACGGCCAAGTACGTGCTGGACTCCCTGGAACTGGATTCGGGGCCGGCTCCCTTCAAGTCTCTGGAGAACGTCAGCCCGAAAATGTTGGCCCAAATCCTGCGCAATGAGCACCCCCAGACGCTGGCATTGATTTTGGGCCATTTGGATTCGGAACAGGCCGCCGGACTGCTTCAGAACATGCCTGCCGGAGTTCGGGCTGAAGTGTTGATTCGCTTGGCCCGCCTGGAGGCCGTGCCGGAGGATATGCTTCACGACGTGGGTAAGATTCTGGAGCGGCAGCTGATCGCCATGGGCGGACGGGAAGGCCGCAAGGTTGGCGGTATTCCGTCGGTGGCCGAAATACTCAATGCCGTGGAGCGGGCCACGGAAGAAGAGGTGCTGGCGGACATTGAAGAAGAATCCACCCAGTTGGCTGAGGAGATCCGGCAGCTGATGTTCGTGTTCGAGGACATCAAGTTACTGGACGACCGCAGTATTCGAGAGCTGCTCAAGGAGGTCAGCAACGACGAACTGACGCTGGCCCTCAAGGGCGCCAGCGAGGAGTTGCGGACCAAGTTCTTCTCCAACCTGTCCGAACGCGCGGCCACCATGATCAAGGAAGACCTGGAAATCATGGGGCCGGTAAAACTTTCCGAGGTGGAAACAGCCCAGATGAACGTGGTCAAGATCGTCCGTCGGCTGGAGGCGGAAGGACGGATTATCATCACGGGCAAGGGGGGCGGTGATGTCCTTCTCTAG
- a CDS encoding FliH/SctL family protein, whose amino-acid sequence MSFSSVENARSEGKIVIGPRAVGLSELTLGGRQAVWGQEVEEEYLARVRARAQDAAKEILAQAMVEADRIKEQAREEGLQAGQVQAQARLDELLGQTADQCATVIQSLQQQGQSVWQTHRADLVLLVQILVEKAIAVELDVHRRDSLAGLLDQAVDMIEAKRRMVVTVHPRDRELLEDLLQRVRGGDTSQEVWKIKEDPQIQLGGLILECDHGMVDNTIASRQAGLREIVDQLTLEEQD is encoded by the coding sequence ATGTCCTTCTCTAGCGTGGAAAATGCCCGGTCCGAGGGGAAAATCGTCATTGGGCCCCGGGCCGTGGGCCTCTCTGAATTGACCCTTGGGGGACGGCAGGCTGTTTGGGGCCAGGAAGTGGAAGAAGAGTATTTAGCCCGGGTTCGGGCTCGGGCCCAGGATGCCGCAAAGGAAATTTTGGCCCAGGCCATGGTTGAGGCGGACCGGATCAAGGAACAGGCCCGCGAGGAGGGGCTGCAAGCGGGTCAGGTTCAGGCCCAAGCTCGGCTGGATGAACTCCTGGGGCAGACTGCCGACCAATGTGCCACGGTGATCCAGTCCCTCCAGCAACAAGGGCAATCGGTATGGCAAACCCACCGAGCTGACCTGGTCCTTCTTGTGCAGATTCTGGTGGAGAAGGCCATAGCCGTGGAGCTGGACGTCCATCGTAGGGATAGCCTGGCCGGTCTTCTGGATCAGGCCGTGGACATGATCGAAGCCAAGCGGCGGATGGTCGTCACCGTGCATCCGCGCGACCGGGAGCTTCTTGAAGATCTTTTGCAGCGGGTCCGGGGAGGCGATACCAGCCAGGAAGTCTGGAAAATCAAGGAAGATCCACAAATTCAGCTTGGCGGGTTGATTCTTGAGTGCGACCACGGAATGGTGGACAATACCATCGCCTCCCGCCAGGCTGGTCTGCGGGAAATTGTGGACCAGTTGACCCTGGAGGAACAGGATTAA